The following proteins are encoded in a genomic region of Hymenobacter siberiensis:
- the pseC gene encoding UDP-4-amino-4,6-dideoxy-N-acetyl-beta-L-altrosamine transaminase, whose amino-acid sequence MPNPAFHPTRPLPYGRQNITAADIAAVTAALQADYLTQGPTVAEFEKQFAAYIGAKYAVAVSNGTAALHLCALALNVQPGQRVITTPLTFSASANCVRYCGGEVQFADIDPATGLIDLVKVRALLEAHPRGYFAGLIPVDFAGLAVDLEKARQLADEFGLWIIEDSCHSPGGFFIDSQGREQRCGNGNFADLAIFSFHPVKHIATGEGGMITTNSEALFHHLLHLRTHGITRDPADLIREPDGGWYMEMQELGYNYRLPDFNCALGLSQLARADEGLARRRQLAAQYDAAFAHMPGLTVLAPGQPGHAYHLYVIQVANRLELYDFLKTKQIFTQVHYIPVHRMPYYEGLGWREGDFPLAENYYAHCLSIPMFPTLTDEEQAYVVACITAFLVKS is encoded by the coding sequence ATGCCTAACCCCGCCTTCCACCCCACCCGCCCCCTGCCCTATGGCCGCCAGAACATCACTGCGGCCGACATCGCCGCCGTCACGGCTGCCCTACAGGCCGACTACCTGACGCAGGGCCCCACCGTAGCCGAGTTTGAAAAGCAGTTTGCCGCCTACATCGGCGCCAAATACGCCGTGGCCGTGAGCAACGGCACGGCCGCGCTGCATCTCTGCGCCCTGGCCCTGAACGTGCAGCCCGGTCAGCGCGTCATCACCACGCCCCTCACCTTCTCGGCCTCGGCCAACTGCGTGCGCTACTGCGGCGGCGAAGTGCAGTTTGCCGACATTGACCCGGCCACGGGCCTGATTGATTTGGTGAAGGTTCGGGCCTTGCTGGAAGCGCACCCGAGAGGCTATTTCGCCGGCCTCATTCCCGTCGATTTCGCCGGGCTGGCCGTTGATTTGGAGAAAGCCCGCCAGCTGGCCGATGAGTTTGGTCTCTGGATTATTGAGGATTCCTGCCATTCGCCCGGCGGCTTCTTCATCGACTCGCAGGGCCGGGAGCAGCGCTGCGGCAATGGCAATTTCGCCGACCTCGCCATCTTCAGCTTCCACCCCGTGAAGCACATTGCCACCGGCGAGGGAGGCATGATTACCACCAACTCAGAGGCCCTGTTCCACCACCTGCTGCACCTGCGCACCCACGGCATCACCCGCGACCCGGCCGACCTTATCCGCGAGCCCGACGGCGGCTGGTACATGGAAATGCAGGAGCTGGGCTACAACTACCGCCTACCCGATTTCAACTGTGCCCTCGGCCTCAGCCAGCTCGCCCGCGCCGATGAGGGCCTCGCCCGCCGCCGCCAGCTGGCCGCGCAGTACGATGCCGCCTTCGCCCACATGCCCGGCCTCACGGTGCTGGCCCCCGGCCAGCCCGGCCACGCCTACCACCTCTACGTCATTCAAGTAGCTAATCGGCTGGAGCTATACGACTTCCTGAAAACCAAGCAGATATTTACTCAGGTGCACTACATCCCGGTGCACCGCATGCCGTATTATGAAGGCTTGGGTTGGCGCGAAGGCGACTTCCCGCTGGCGGAAAACTACTACGCGCACTGCCTCAGCATCCCCATGTTCCCGACCTTGACCGACGAGGAACAGGCCTATGTGGTGGCGTGTATCACTGCGTTTTTAGTTAAGAGTTAG
- a CDS encoding pseudaminic acid biosynthesis-associated methylase, whose product MQHTQQEDFWSGDFGREYTDRNSRPLDEWNAFYRDLYGHTKLEMNAEFLGELPREARILEVGCNTGMQLVGLQAAGFTNLYGVELQSYAVEKARDFVRGVNILQGSGFDLPFKDNYFDVTCTNGVLIHIAPDDLPRIMSEIVRTSRRYIMGYEYYAPETTPIKYRGNEGFLWKTDFAQVFLDNFPNLRLVKQHLYPYVNDAERGNQDVIYLLEKVS is encoded by the coding sequence TTGCAGCACACCCAACAAGAAGATTTCTGGTCCGGCGATTTTGGCCGCGAATACACCGACCGCAACTCCCGCCCGCTCGATGAGTGGAACGCGTTTTACCGCGACCTCTACGGCCACACCAAGCTGGAAATGAACGCCGAATTTCTCGGCGAACTGCCCCGCGAAGCGCGTATTCTGGAAGTAGGCTGCAACACTGGCATGCAGCTAGTGGGCCTGCAGGCGGCCGGCTTCACCAACCTCTATGGCGTGGAGCTGCAAAGCTACGCCGTGGAAAAAGCCCGCGATTTCGTGCGCGGTGTGAACATCCTGCAAGGCAGCGGCTTCGACTTGCCCTTCAAGGACAACTACTTCGACGTGACCTGCACCAACGGCGTGCTCATCCACATTGCCCCCGACGACCTGCCGCGCATAATGAGCGAGATAGTGCGCACCTCGCGCCGCTACATAATGGGCTACGAGTATTACGCCCCCGAAACCACGCCCATCAAGTACCGGGGCAACGAGGGCTTCCTCTGGAAAACCGACTTCGCGCAGGTCTTTCTGGATAATTTCCCGAACCTGCGCCTCGTGAAGCAGCACCTCTACCCGTACGTCAACGATGCCGAGCGCGGAAACCAGGACGTGATTTATTTACTCGAAAAAGTCTCCTAA
- a CDS encoding cytidylyltransferase domain-containing protein, whose product MQHAGIISQVRMGSTRLPSKVLLPAARRPLLDYHVARARQSGLPIYLATTTEPADDVLAAYAETNGIPYHRGSEADVLARYYETAQKFGLDVIVRVTSDCPLVDGPLIGAAVARYLAEGNPLVYRSNSIVRTFPRGLDFEIFSMEMLAEAYAHATLPYEREHVTPYLKANPATAGRVIYRDEVWPGGDFSRFRITLDTAEDYAVLKALIEQHHAQNLDVADLLALLEAHPEIMALNAHIEQKTI is encoded by the coding sequence ATGCAGCACGCCGGCATCATTTCGCAGGTGCGGATGGGCAGCACCCGGCTGCCGAGCAAGGTGCTGCTGCCCGCCGCCCGCCGCCCGCTGCTGGACTACCACGTAGCCCGCGCCCGGCAAAGCGGCCTGCCCATCTACCTGGCCACTACCACCGAACCAGCCGATGACGTGCTGGCCGCCTATGCCGAAACCAACGGCATTCCCTACCATCGCGGCAGCGAGGCCGACGTGCTGGCGCGCTACTACGAAACGGCCCAAAAGTTCGGCCTCGACGTCATCGTGCGTGTCACTTCCGACTGCCCACTGGTGGACGGCCCGCTGATTGGTGCCGCCGTGGCGCGCTACCTGGCAGAGGGCAACCCGCTGGTGTACCGCTCCAATTCCATCGTCCGCACCTTCCCGCGCGGGCTGGATTTCGAAATTTTTTCAATGGAAATGCTGGCCGAAGCCTATGCCCACGCCACGCTGCCCTACGAGCGGGAGCACGTCACGCCCTACCTCAAGGCTAACCCGGCCACGGCCGGCCGCGTCATCTACCGCGATGAAGTGTGGCCCGGCGGCGACTTCAGCCGCTTCCGAATCACGCTGGATACGGCCGAGGACTACGCCGTGCTGAAGGCCCTGATTGAGCAGCACCACGCCCAGAATTTGGACGTGGCCGACTTGCTGGCCCTGCTCGAAGCCCACCCCGAAATCATGGCCCTGAACGCGCATATCGAGCAAAAAACCATATGA
- a CDS encoding class I SAM-dependent methyltransferase: MTLPDTLRLNEFGFYEIKDKPTTAELSDYYAKRYYQENLTTYQSEYPAEEREHIEGKLRLRHWVLEQLRKASGTGSFLDIGSGEGWALDYFHRQGWDVLGLDFSSFSLEKFHPGLREHLRTGDLYEGVQQLVADGRQFDVLWLDNVLEHVLEPANLLRLCRRLIKPGGVLVVDVPNDFSALQQHLLASGQIDRPFWVVLPDHLSYFNQSGLRNLADATGWHVAKVIGDQPIDLNLLNPATNYVMDRTTGKGAHKTRLAQDNFLLRTAPLSAVAAYYEALAGVGLGRSIVAFLQPAMG; this comes from the coding sequence ATGACCCTGCCCGATACCCTGCGCCTGAACGAGTTCGGCTTCTACGAAATAAAGGACAAGCCAACGACGGCCGAGCTGAGCGACTACTACGCCAAGCGCTACTACCAGGAAAACCTGACCACCTACCAGTCCGAGTACCCGGCCGAGGAGCGGGAGCACATCGAGGGCAAGTTACGGCTGCGGCACTGGGTGCTGGAGCAGTTGCGGAAGGCCAGCGGCACCGGTTCCTTCCTCGACATCGGCAGCGGCGAGGGTTGGGCCCTCGACTACTTCCACCGCCAGGGCTGGGACGTGCTGGGGCTGGATTTTAGCAGCTTCAGCCTCGAAAAGTTTCACCCGGGGCTGCGAGAGCACCTGCGCACCGGCGACCTGTACGAAGGCGTGCAGCAGCTGGTGGCCGACGGCCGGCAGTTCGACGTGCTCTGGCTGGACAACGTGCTCGAACACGTCCTCGAACCCGCCAATTTGCTGCGCCTTTGCCGCCGCCTCATCAAGCCCGGTGGCGTGCTCGTGGTGGACGTGCCCAACGATTTTTCGGCCCTGCAACAACACCTGCTGGCCAGCGGCCAAATCGACCGACCCTTCTGGGTGGTGCTGCCCGACCACCTCTCCTATTTCAACCAGTCCGGCCTGCGAAACCTGGCCGATGCCACCGGCTGGCACGTTGCAAAAGTCATTGGCGACCAACCCATTGACCTCAACCTGCTGAACCCCGCCACCAACTACGTAATGGACCGTACCACCGGCAAAGGCGCCCACAAAACCCGACTGGCGCAGGACAATTTCCTGTTGCGCACGGCTCCCCTTTCTGCCGTGGCCGCTTATTACGAAGCCCTGGCCGGCGTTGGGCTGGGCCGCAGTATTGTTGCATTTTTGCAGCCGGCTATGGGATAA
- a CDS encoding class I SAM-dependent methyltransferase, which produces MSSPISVLSGASASEQLRREGFAQTLRESPIPNTELLNNLGLYLNRQTFSRLLFFTELYQQIIPVHGVAMEFGVRWGQNLALMHALRGIYEPFNYNRKIIGFDTFGGFPSVDAKDGDRVKAGDYGVTPEYQAYLTEILALHEADSPIPHKRKFELVAGDASETVPRYLRDHPETVIAFAYFDFDIYAPTKACLEAIRPRLTKGAIVAFDELNCPEFPGETLAFDEVFGVANYALRRSPLNPLISYLVV; this is translated from the coding sequence ATGTCTTCCCCCATTTCCGTGCTCAGCGGGGCCTCCGCGTCCGAGCAGCTGCGCCGCGAAGGCTTCGCCCAAACCCTGCGCGAGTCGCCGATTCCGAACACCGAGCTGCTCAACAACCTGGGCCTGTATTTGAACCGGCAGACGTTTTCGCGCCTGCTGTTCTTCACCGAGCTCTACCAACAAATCATCCCGGTGCACGGCGTGGCCATGGAATTCGGCGTGCGCTGGGGACAGAATCTGGCGCTGATGCACGCCCTGCGCGGCATCTACGAGCCCTTCAACTACAACCGCAAAATCATCGGCTTCGACACTTTCGGCGGCTTCCCGTCGGTAGATGCGAAGGATGGCGACCGGGTGAAGGCCGGCGACTATGGCGTAACGCCCGAGTACCAGGCCTACCTCACCGAAATTCTGGCGCTGCACGAAGCCGACAGCCCCATCCCGCACAAGCGCAAGTTTGAGCTGGTGGCCGGCGACGCCTCCGAAACCGTGCCCCGCTACCTGCGCGACCACCCCGAAACCGTCATCGCCTTCGCCTACTTCGACTTCGACATTTACGCCCCCACCAAGGCCTGCCTCGAAGCCATCCGGCCCCGCCTCACCAAAGGTGCCATCGTGGCTTTTGACGAGCTGAACTGCCCCGAGTTTCCCGGCGAGACGCTGGCGTTTGACGAGGTGTTTGGCGTGGCCAACTACGCTTTGCGCCGCAGCCCGCTCAACCCGCTGATTTCTTATCTGGTGGTGTAA
- a CDS encoding GNAT family N-acetyltransferase, with translation MTTYRPLRQSEFRHDAYRLVPIRYEDREPIRAWRNAQLDVLRQAAPLTAYQQEAYFQRVVLPLFEQEKPGQLLFSLLHNEELIAYGGLVHISWADLRAEVSFLVEPTRAAEPATYRQDFRAHLRLLGQVAFEDLKFNRLFTETYDIRPAHVAILEEAGFWLEGRLRQHIQLQPGTFTDSLMHGQLAADYATAFGTAL, from the coding sequence GTGACCACCTACCGCCCCCTCCGCCAATCCGAATTCCGCCACGACGCCTACCGCCTCGTCCCCATTCGCTACGAGGACCGGGAACCTATCCGCGCCTGGCGCAACGCCCAGCTCGACGTATTGCGGCAGGCCGCGCCACTCACGGCATACCAGCAGGAGGCTTATTTCCAGCGTGTTGTACTGCCGTTATTCGAGCAGGAAAAACCGGGGCAGCTGCTGTTCTCACTCCTGCACAATGAGGAGCTGATTGCCTACGGCGGCCTTGTGCACATTTCCTGGGCCGATTTGCGGGCCGAAGTTTCTTTCCTGGTTGAGCCCACGCGGGCGGCCGAGCCGGCCACCTACCGCCAGGATTTCCGGGCGCACCTACGGCTGCTGGGCCAGGTAGCATTTGAAGACTTGAAATTCAACCGCTTGTTCACCGAAACCTACGACATTCGCCCGGCCCACGTCGCCATTCTGGAAGAGGCAGGGTTTTGGCTGGAAGGGCGGCTGCGGCAGCATATCCAGCTCCAGCCCGGTACTTTTACCGACTCACTGATGCACGGCCAGCTGGCCGCCGACTATGCCACAGCCTTTGGAACTGCCCTTTAA
- a CDS encoding NAD-dependent epimerase/dehydratase family protein → MELPFKRIFISGAAGVIGQEMVRRLAALDSDIQLLAGDLKPRPADFPARFQYRQGDLNALTEQEIGIFAPDLFIHLAATFERSTETYGFWEENFRHNVQLSHHLMTVQKDLPSLRRVVFASSYLIYDPALYNFAEVPTQATSLRETDPILPRNLTGMAKLAHEIELRFLDTFRAQQFSTVTPRIYRGYGRNGRDITSRWVRMLLAGEEITVYGAESFFDYLYAADTAEGLLRLAAAESITGIINLGTGRARRVSDVVDVLRQNFPKMRANYVASDIPFEASQADMTRWNSQIDWLPPTTLEVAIPEIIAFERARQDTLAAAETAAAKGLGHLLITSISAKVPLTEAVKNAAKRFNPSIKVIGGDLNPQALAFHYTDGQWVMPLASDDNLPAIIRQCQEMGIAYIIPTRDGELAFWARHRATLAAAGIAVLVSEPAAVQRCLDKIEFATFGRLSGLPVIPTSLRLDALATDREPLAANTAFVVKERYGAGSLSLGLNLPEAAALTHSYELQEPVFQPFIQGQEISVDGYVDRTGHVHGLIARTRDLVVRGESQITTTIEVPELLARLTPTIEKLGLYGPFVLQAMLTDDDGLHIIECNCRFGGASTLGIAAGVDSFFWFLQEATGADLSQSPFRPAARPLRQIRAAADVVMPV, encoded by the coding sequence TTGGAACTGCCCTTTAAACGAATATTCATCAGCGGCGCAGCCGGCGTAATCGGCCAGGAGATGGTGCGCCGCCTGGCGGCGCTCGATTCTGATATTCAGTTGCTAGCTGGCGATTTGAAGCCGCGTCCGGCCGATTTTCCGGCCCGGTTCCAGTACCGTCAGGGCGATTTGAACGCCCTCACCGAGCAGGAAATCGGGATTTTTGCGCCCGATTTGTTCATTCACCTCGCCGCTACGTTCGAGCGCTCGACCGAAACCTACGGCTTCTGGGAAGAGAATTTCCGGCACAACGTGCAGCTCAGCCACCACCTCATGACGGTGCAGAAGGACCTGCCTTCGCTGCGCCGCGTGGTGTTCGCCTCCAGCTACCTCATTTACGACCCCGCGCTCTACAACTTTGCCGAGGTGCCCACTCAGGCCACCAGCCTGCGCGAAACCGACCCCATCCTCCCCCGCAACCTGACGGGCATGGCCAAGCTGGCCCACGAAATCGAGCTGCGCTTTCTCGATACGTTTCGGGCGCAGCAGTTCAGCACCGTTACGCCGCGCATCTACCGGGGCTACGGGCGCAACGGGCGCGACATCACCTCGCGCTGGGTACGGATGCTGCTGGCCGGCGAGGAAATCACGGTGTATGGGGCTGAGTCATTTTTCGACTACCTCTACGCCGCCGATACGGCCGAGGGCCTGCTCCGGTTGGCCGCGGCCGAAAGCATCACCGGCATCATCAATCTGGGCACCGGCCGCGCCCGCCGCGTATCCGACGTGGTGGATGTACTCCGGCAGAACTTTCCGAAAATGCGGGCCAACTACGTGGCTTCCGATATTCCGTTTGAAGCCTCCCAGGCCGACATGACCCGTTGGAACAGCCAGATAGACTGGCTGCCACCGACCACCCTGGAGGTAGCCATTCCCGAAATCATTGCCTTCGAGCGGGCCCGGCAAGACACGTTGGCCGCCGCCGAAACGGCCGCTGCGAAAGGCCTCGGCCACCTCCTCATCACCAGCATATCGGCCAAAGTCCCGCTCACGGAAGCCGTGAAGAATGCGGCTAAGCGCTTCAATCCCAGCATTAAGGTTATCGGCGGCGACCTCAACCCGCAGGCTCTGGCATTCCACTACACCGATGGGCAGTGGGTAATGCCGCTTGCCAGCGACGATAATCTGCCGGCCATTATTCGGCAGTGTCAGGAGATGGGCATCGCGTACATCATCCCCACGCGCGATGGGGAGCTGGCTTTCTGGGCCCGGCACCGCGCCACGCTCGCCGCCGCTGGCATCGCGGTGCTGGTGAGCGAGCCCGCCGCCGTGCAGCGCTGCCTCGACAAGATAGAGTTTGCCACCTTCGGCCGCCTGAGCGGCCTGCCGGTAATACCCACCAGCCTGCGCCTCGACGCCCTGGCCACCGACCGCGAGCCGCTGGCCGCCAACACAGCGTTTGTGGTGAAAGAGCGCTACGGGGCCGGCTCGCTCAGCCTGGGCCTCAACCTGCCCGAAGCCGCCGCCCTCACCCACTCCTACGAGCTCCAGGAACCTGTTTTTCAGCCATTTATTCAAGGCCAGGAAATAAGCGTAGATGGTTACGTGGACCGCACCGGCCACGTACACGGCCTCATCGCCCGCACGCGCGACCTGGTGGTGCGCGGCGAGTCGCAGATAACGACCACCATTGAAGTGCCTGAGCTGCTGGCCCGCCTCACGCCCACCATCGAAAAGCTCGGCCTCTACGGCCCCTTCGTGCTGCAAGCCATGCTCACCGACGATGACGGCCTGCACATCATCGAATGCAACTGCCGCTTTGGCGGAGCCTCCACGCTGGGCATCGCGGCGGGCGTCGATTCGTTTTTCTGGTTTTTGCAGGAAGCGACGGGGGCTGATTTGAGTCAGTCTCCGTTCCGGCCGGCGGCCCGGCCGTTACGCCAGATACGGGCCGCGGCCGATGTGGTGATGCCGGTGTAG
- a CDS encoding HAD family hydrolase translates to MSVLVFDLDDTLYPELSYVHSGFRAVAAMLGPLLGVPAETLAAGMIAEEAVQGRGQVFDNVLKLHGRWSRALVAACLRTYRQHKPELTLFPDAEHCLTRFADWPLYIVTDGHKEVQARKVAALGLTGRVRHAYLTNRYGRHRAKPNPHVFQLICQREGVTPADVTYVGDNVKKDFVGIKPLGFKTVRILRGNYAHYEADAAHEADHSIHTLDEL, encoded by the coding sequence ATGTCCGTCCTCGTTTTCGACCTTGATGACACGCTCTACCCCGAGCTCAGCTACGTGCACAGCGGTTTTCGGGCCGTGGCGGCAATGCTGGGTCCATTGCTGGGCGTGCCAGCCGAAACGCTGGCGGCCGGTATGATTGCTGAGGAAGCCGTGCAGGGCCGAGGGCAGGTTTTTGATAACGTCCTCAAACTACATGGCCGCTGGAGCAGGGCGCTGGTAGCTGCCTGCCTGCGCACCTACCGCCAGCACAAGCCCGAGCTAACCTTATTTCCCGATGCCGAGCACTGCCTCACACGCTTCGCCGACTGGCCGCTCTACATCGTAACCGATGGCCACAAGGAAGTGCAGGCCCGCAAAGTGGCCGCCCTGGGCCTCACGGGCCGGGTGCGCCACGCCTACCTCACCAACCGCTACGGCCGCCACCGCGCCAAGCCCAACCCGCACGTTTTCCAGCTGATTTGCCAGCGCGAGGGCGTGACGCCAGCGGATGTAACCTACGTGGGCGACAATGTGAAGAAGGACTTCGTGGGCATTAAGCCGCTGGGGTTTAAAACGGTGCGAATTCTGCGGGGAAACTATGCGCATTACGAGGCCGATGCGGCGCACGAAGCGGACCACAGCATTCATACGCTGGATGAGCTGTAG
- the pseI gene encoding pseudaminic acid synthase, giving the protein MTEITIGGRPVGPAHKPFIIAEMSGNHNQSLDRALALVDAAAAAGVDALKLQTYTADTITMDTGFAIDEEGQSLWEGKNLYKLYEEAHTPWEWHAELFARARQHGMLAFSSPFDETAVDFLESLDVPAYKIASFENAHWPLLRKVAATGKPVIVSTGAATLAEIDDAVRVLREAGCRELVLLKCTSTYPASPANTNLRTIPVLAETFGCPIGLSDHTMGVGASVAAVALGACVIEKHFTLSRAEGGVDSAFSLEPHELKMLVEETERAHQALGTVQLCIQTGEEKSRLYKRSIYVSKPIAAGEEFTADNLKIIRPGDGLWPRHWDVVLGRKAVKDLKPGTPLSWEAL; this is encoded by the coding sequence ATGACCGAAATCACCATCGGTGGCCGCCCGGTTGGCCCCGCGCACAAGCCGTTTATCATCGCCGAAATGTCGGGCAACCACAACCAGAGCCTCGACCGGGCCCTGGCCCTGGTGGATGCCGCCGCCGCCGCCGGCGTGGATGCCCTTAAGCTGCAGACCTATACCGCCGACACCATTACGATGGACACCGGTTTTGCCATTGATGAGGAAGGTCAGTCGCTGTGGGAGGGCAAGAATCTGTATAAGCTCTACGAGGAGGCGCATACGCCCTGGGAGTGGCACGCCGAGCTGTTCGCCCGCGCCCGGCAGCACGGCATGCTGGCCTTCAGCTCGCCGTTTGACGAGACCGCAGTGGATTTTCTCGAGTCTCTGGACGTGCCGGCCTACAAAATTGCTTCCTTCGAAAACGCCCACTGGCCGCTGCTGCGCAAGGTAGCCGCCACTGGCAAACCTGTGATTGTGAGCACCGGCGCGGCCACCCTGGCCGAGATTGACGATGCCGTACGAGTGCTGCGCGAAGCCGGCTGCCGCGAACTGGTGCTGCTGAAATGCACCAGCACCTACCCCGCCTCGCCGGCCAACACCAACCTGCGCACCATCCCGGTGCTGGCCGAAACCTTCGGCTGCCCCATCGGCCTGAGCGACCACACCATGGGCGTGGGCGCCAGCGTGGCCGCCGTGGCCCTGGGCGCCTGCGTCATCGAAAAGCACTTCACCCTGAGCCGCGCCGAGGGCGGCGTAGACTCCGCCTTCTCGCTGGAGCCGCACGAGCTGAAGATGCTGGTGGAGGAAACCGAGCGCGCCCACCAGGCCCTGGGCACGGTGCAGCTCTGCATTCAAACCGGCGAGGAAAAAAGCCGGCTTTACAAACGCAGCATCTACGTTTCGAAGCCCATTGCGGCCGGCGAAGAATTCACCGCGGATAACCTAAAAATCATCCGCCCCGGCGATGGCCTGTGGCCGCGCCACTGGGACGTGGTGCTGGGCCGCAAAGCCGTGAAAGACCTAAAGCCCGGCACCCCACTTAGTTGGGAGGCCTTGTAG
- a CDS encoding glycosyltransferase family protein codes for MHKLKHVLQPLIPRLRDILQLRFTAIFAALPPAVLADISPANPIKRLARVLGYAGLRLAGNIFQPIKNRDALHGKVWLYVVSANNYDALEFIQKARPDAVLVAGQAKNIGRYNAAVNRLSLRRKLLYYWQFPLAFFGLLKTDGGRAWRFFDFIFYAIGYYEVYRRALRQHRPRAVVFSNDHNDDTRSLLLACRAEGVPTAYVQHASVSANFPPLGFDLSLLEGQDALDKYRLCGPVQGEVALVGMPKADAYLNQKNAAPQVKRVGIACNIHDPMPALVDTLVYLLRELPNLTFTLRPHPSDSRDFEPLRKLLPALQWSSAQEENVFDFLLRQDALVAADTSTHLEATLLNVASIYFRFGTFALTNDYYGYAARGLVERADTTAELAAALRRYAQHKPADLYLRATYYNATLGTADEGRSQIRTAALLNKWLNKSAATS; via the coding sequence ATGCACAAGCTAAAGCATGTGCTACAACCGCTAATCCCGCGCCTGCGCGACATCCTGCAGTTGCGCTTCACCGCCATATTCGCGGCCCTGCCGCCAGCGGTGCTGGCTGATATTTCCCCAGCCAACCCAATAAAGCGGCTGGCGCGGGTACTGGGCTACGCGGGCCTGCGGCTGGCAGGCAACATTTTCCAGCCCATCAAAAACCGTGACGCCCTGCACGGCAAGGTCTGGCTTTACGTGGTGAGCGCCAACAACTACGACGCACTGGAATTCATCCAGAAAGCCCGGCCCGACGCGGTGCTGGTGGCAGGGCAGGCCAAGAATATCGGGCGCTACAACGCGGCGGTGAACCGGCTGTCGCTGCGGCGCAAGCTGCTTTACTACTGGCAGTTTCCGTTGGCATTTTTTGGCCTTTTGAAAACGGACGGCGGCCGGGCCTGGCGATTTTTCGACTTCATTTTCTACGCCATCGGCTACTACGAGGTGTACCGGCGAGCGCTGCGCCAGCACCGGCCCCGCGCCGTGGTTTTCTCCAACGACCACAACGACGACACCCGCTCCCTGCTCCTGGCCTGCCGGGCCGAGGGCGTGCCCACCGCTTATGTGCAGCACGCCAGCGTGAGCGCCAACTTCCCGCCCCTAGGCTTCGACCTCAGCCTGCTCGAAGGCCAGGATGCGCTGGACAAGTACCGCCTTTGCGGCCCCGTGCAGGGCGAGGTGGCCCTGGTGGGCATGCCCAAAGCCGACGCCTACCTCAACCAGAAAAACGCCGCGCCGCAGGTGAAGCGGGTGGGCATTGCCTGCAACATCCACGACCCCATGCCGGCCCTGGTCGATACGCTGGTGTACCTGTTGCGCGAGCTGCCGAACCTCACCTTCACCCTGCGCCCTCACCCCAGCGACAGCCGCGATTTTGAGCCGCTGCGCAAGCTGCTGCCCGCCCTGCAATGGTCGAGCGCCCAAGAGGAAAACGTGTTTGATTTCCTGCTGCGCCAGGACGCCTTGGTGGCCGCCGACACCTCCACCCACCTCGAAGCCACGCTGCTGAATGTGGCCAGCATCTACTTCCGTTTCGGCACCTTTGCCCTCACCAACGACTACTACGGCTACGCCGCGCGGGGCCTAGTGGAGCGCGCCGATACAACCGCCGAGCTGGCCGCCGCCCTGCGCCGCTACGCCCAGCACAAGCCCGCCGACCTCTACCTGCGGGCTACTTATTACAACGCGACGCTCGGCACCGCCGATGAAGGCCGCAGCCAGATTCGCACGGCGGCATTACTAAATAAGTGGCTGAACAAATCCGCCGCAACCAGCTGA